The Macaca nemestrina isolate mMacNem1 chromosome 6, mMacNem.hap1, whole genome shotgun sequence genome window below encodes:
- the LOC105466953 gene encoding protein YIPF5, with protein sequence MSGFENLNTDFYQTSYSIDDQSQQSYDYGGSGGPYSKQYAGYDYSQQGRFVPPDMMQPQQPYTGQIYQPTQAYTPASPQPFYGNSFEDEPPLLEELGINFDHIWQKTLTVLHPLKVADGSIMNETDLAGPMVFCLAFGATLLLAGKIQFGYVYGISAIGCLGMFCLLNLMSMTGVSFGCVASVLGYCLLPMILLSSFAVIFSLQGMVGIILTAGIIGWCSFSASKIFISALAMEGQQLLVAYPCALLYGVFALISVF encoded by the exons ATGTCAGGCTTTGAAAACTTAAACACGGATTTCTACCAGACAAGTTACAGCATCGATGATCAGTCACAGCAGTCCTATGATTATGGAGGAAGTGGAGGACCCTATAGCAA ACAGTATGCTGGCTATGACTATTCGCAGCAAGGCCGATTTGTCCCTCCAGACATGATGCAGCCACAACAGCCATACACTGGGCAGATTTACCAGCCAACTCAGGCATATACTCCAGCTTCACCTCAGCCCTTCTATGGAAACAGCTTTGAGGATGAGCCACCTTTATTAGAAG aGTTAGGTATCAATTTTGACCACATCTGGCAAAAAACACTAACAGTATTACATCCATTAAAAGTAGCAGATGGCAGCATCATGAATGAAACTGATTTGGCAGGACCAATGGTTTTTTGCCTTGCTTTTGGAGCCACATTGCTACTG GCTGGCAAAATCCAGTTTGGCTATGTATACGGGATCAGTGCAATCGGATGTCTAGGAATGTTTTGTTTATTAAACTTAATGAGTATGACAGGTGTTTCATTTGGTTGTGTGGCAAGTGTCCTTGGATATTGTCTTCTGCCTATGATCCTGCTTTCCAGCTTTGCAGTGATATTTTCTTTGCA AGGAATGGTAGGAATCATTCTCACTGCTGGGATTATTGGATGGTGTAGTTTTTCTgcttccaaaatatttatttctgcattAGCCATGGAAGGACAGCAACTTTTAGTAGCATATCCTTGCGCTTTGTTATATGGAGTCTTTGCCCTGATTTCTGTCTTTTGA